A region of Streptomyces deccanensis DNA encodes the following proteins:
- a CDS encoding MFS transporter, with the protein MTQPHTPPTLEGPTTRAGGAIVPVLAFAGIVVAVMQTLLVPVIKDLPQLLDTSAGNATWVLTSTLLSGAVATPIMGRLGDLYGKRRMLLASLSVMVVGSLISGFTSALVPMIVGRTLQGVAMGAIPLGIGLMRDELPRERLASAMALMSSSIGVGGGLALPLAAAVAQNTDWHVLFFAAAGLGVLSIVLTLVAVPETKTRAEGSFDYVGALGLSLGLVLFLLPITKGSDWGWTSATTLGLFAASAVVLLLWGVLELRIAAPLVDLRTTARREVLLTNLASIMVGVSFYVVSLVLPQLLQLPSATGYGLGQSMVVAGLCVAPLGLTMMFTAPVYARISAKYGPKSTLILGLLIIAIGYGAGLGLMSAAWQTVVVSVVLGAGIGLAYSSLPALIVGAVDPSETGAANGLNTLMRSIGTSMSSAVIGMVLANTANEVGGVAIPTMHGFRVSFLIATGAVAVGLVLALFLPSRRPARTLRASGEGGAGEADVVSGEGRGVLASR; encoded by the coding sequence ATGACACAGCCGCACACACCGCCGACCCTCGAGGGCCCCACCACGCGCGCCGGCGGAGCGATCGTCCCGGTGCTGGCCTTCGCGGGGATCGTGGTCGCGGTGATGCAGACCCTGCTGGTCCCGGTGATCAAGGATCTCCCCCAGCTGCTGGACACCTCGGCCGGAAACGCGACCTGGGTACTGACCTCGACCCTCCTCTCCGGCGCCGTGGCCACGCCGATCATGGGCCGTCTCGGCGACCTCTACGGCAAGCGCCGGATGCTGCTGGCCAGCCTGTCCGTGATGGTGGTCGGGTCGCTGATCAGCGGTTTCACCAGCGCGCTCGTCCCGATGATCGTCGGCCGTACCCTCCAGGGCGTCGCCATGGGCGCGATCCCGCTGGGCATCGGCCTGATGCGCGACGAACTGCCCCGTGAACGCCTCGCCTCCGCCATGGCCCTGATGAGCTCGTCCATAGGCGTCGGCGGCGGACTCGCCCTGCCGCTGGCCGCCGCGGTCGCCCAGAACACCGACTGGCACGTCCTCTTCTTCGCCGCCGCCGGTCTCGGGGTGCTGTCCATCGTCCTCACCCTCGTCGCCGTACCGGAGACGAAGACGCGCGCGGAGGGCAGCTTCGACTACGTCGGCGCGCTCGGTCTCTCCCTCGGCCTCGTCCTCTTCCTCCTGCCGATCACCAAGGGCAGCGACTGGGGCTGGACCTCCGCGACCACGCTCGGACTGTTCGCCGCGTCGGCCGTGGTCCTGCTGCTCTGGGGTGTTCTGGAGCTGCGTATCGCCGCGCCGCTGGTGGATCTGCGGACCACCGCCCGCCGCGAGGTCCTTCTCACCAACCTCGCCTCGATCATGGTCGGCGTCTCCTTCTACGTCGTCTCCCTCGTCCTGCCGCAGCTCCTGCAGCTCCCCTCCGCCACCGGGTACGGGCTCGGGCAGTCGATGGTCGTCGCGGGTCTGTGCGTGGCCCCGCTCGGGCTGACGATGATGTTCACCGCGCCGGTCTACGCCCGGATCTCCGCCAAGTACGGGCCGAAGAGCACGCTCATCCTGGGCCTGCTGATCATCGCGATCGGCTACGGGGCGGGGCTCGGCCTGATGAGCGCGGCATGGCAGACCGTGGTGGTGTCGGTGGTGCTGGGCGCGGGGATCGGCCTCGCCTACTCCTCGCTCCCGGCGCTGATCGTCGGTGCGGTCGATCCGTCCGAGACGGGGGCGGCCAACGGGCTGAACACGCTCATGCGCTCCATCGGTACGTCCATGTCGAGCGCCGTGATCGGGATGGTGCTGGCGAACACCGCGAACGAGGTGGGTGGGGTGGCGATCCCCACGATGCACGGCTTCCGCGTCTCGTTCCTCATCGCCACGGGGGCGGTCGCCGTCGGCCTGGTGCTGGCGCTCTTCCTGCCGAGCCGGCGGCCTGCGCGGACGCTGCGCGCGAGCGGTGAGGGTGGGGCCGGGGAGGCGGACGTGGTCTCCGGGGAGGGGCGGGGCGTCCTCGCCTCCCGTTAG
- a CDS encoding class I SAM-dependent methyltransferase, whose amino-acid sequence MSAAPHANPAGPAPKAEILEAFEGAKGFMPLKEGLALYAAAIEAGRLGLPLLEVGTYCGRSTILLADAAREAGVTAITVDHHRGSEEQQPGWEYHDESTVDPEVGRMDTLPTFRRTLHRAGLEDHVVAVVGRSPQVAAFWGTPLAFVFIDGGHTDEHATADYEGWAPHIAPDGLLVIHDVFPDPEDEFTGQAPYRVYLRALASGAFTEVSATDSLRVLRRTGTGS is encoded by the coding sequence ATGTCCGCGGCACCGCACGCGAACCCGGCCGGGCCGGCGCCCAAGGCGGAGATTCTCGAGGCCTTCGAGGGGGCCAAGGGGTTCATGCCGCTGAAGGAAGGGCTGGCGTTGTACGCGGCGGCGATCGAGGCGGGGCGGCTGGGGCTGCCGTTGCTGGAGGTCGGGACGTACTGCGGCCGGTCGACGATCCTGCTGGCCGACGCCGCCCGCGAGGCGGGGGTCACCGCGATCACGGTCGACCACCACCGGGGCAGTGAGGAGCAGCAGCCTGGCTGGGAGTACCACGACGAGTCCACCGTCGACCCCGAGGTGGGCCGCATGGACACGCTCCCCACCTTCCGCCGCACCCTCCACCGCGCCGGCCTGGAGGACCACGTCGTCGCGGTCGTCGGCCGTTCCCCGCAGGTCGCCGCGTTCTGGGGCACCCCCCTGGCCTTCGTGTTCATCGACGGCGGCCACACCGACGAGCACGCCACCGCCGATTACGAGGGCTGGGCCCCGCACATCGCCCCGGACGGTCTCCTCGTCATCCACGACGTCTTCCCCGACCCCGAGGACGAGTTCACCGGCCAGGCCCCGTACCGCGTCTACCTCCGCGCCCTGGCCTCCGGCGCCTTCACGGAGGTCTCGGCCACGGACTCCCTGCGGGTGCTGCGGCGGACGGGCACAGGTAGCTGA
- a CDS encoding restriction endonuclease codes for MSRRSNGLAGIWAEAQRQQQRQSEERARQQREYERQQRAYQREVARSQREQQAAYRQQREAEARRRTEELDAWVRVLEGLLVAGCRAPAFRAASLSRSERLEPFSPGPLAQPVPMPDPNHYQAQGGWGAQRRAQAEARARFEHDWHAAQAAEARRQQQLAQYQRQYEQWAEGQRTEIRRHNAGLAQMASALRDGDPEAAVDYFSAALYASSAWPEGFPRGVRAAYDPAARQLVLDWELPRYDVVPETKTVVYMPSVDQDKERPRPATQRRALYRDVLAQCTLLVLHDLFTADEFGALESVVLNGFVDDHDPATGRRAELFLVTVTAPRTVFAGLHLEQVSAVDCLTDGLRGQLSARPDQRTPVRPGRRPDDVGDGVVVHGGEDEPDLLAMDPLAFEALVAELFRAMGMQAVTTQRSGDGGVDVDALDPTPIRGGKIVVQVKRYRNTVPPSAVRDLYGTVQDAGANKGVLVTTSKFGPGSHTFANGKPLELISGRELVDLLHGHGLRGRLGTDERPAPVSPTDPTVVMPMGDPTVVVPMGDPTVVVPMGDPTVVMPTADPTVTSTADPTVVLPAQRTSAPPSAPDPSPEDHSVLGMYWTGGVALDVCALVCHGNRVLSDDHFVFYNNHRTPDGTVRAVPPTAPDKAAIQVAFDALPAEADRLVLVAAIDPAANPDADLSGFTDAGIRLLDPSRAEQGRLDVSDGRADETALTLGSFRRRANGDWDFVVGGKGYRGGLEELVQDYGIEVA; via the coding sequence ATGAGTCGTCGCTCCAACGGGTTGGCCGGGATCTGGGCCGAGGCACAACGCCAGCAGCAGCGTCAGTCGGAGGAGCGGGCCCGGCAGCAGCGCGAGTACGAGCGACAACAGCGCGCGTACCAGCGGGAGGTGGCCCGCAGCCAGCGCGAGCAGCAGGCGGCGTACCGGCAGCAGCGCGAGGCGGAGGCCCGGCGGCGTACGGAGGAACTGGACGCGTGGGTACGGGTGTTGGAGGGGCTGTTGGTCGCGGGCTGCCGCGCCCCGGCGTTCCGGGCCGCCTCCCTCTCCCGGTCCGAGCGCCTGGAGCCGTTCTCACCGGGGCCGCTCGCTCAGCCCGTGCCCATGCCCGACCCCAACCACTACCAGGCACAGGGCGGTTGGGGCGCCCAGCGGCGCGCCCAGGCCGAGGCGCGCGCCCGGTTCGAGCACGACTGGCACGCGGCGCAGGCCGCCGAGGCCCGGCGACAGCAGCAACTGGCCCAGTATCAGCGGCAGTACGAGCAATGGGCGGAAGGGCAGCGGACCGAGATCCGGCGGCACAACGCCGGACTCGCCCAGATGGCGAGCGCACTGCGCGACGGCGACCCGGAAGCCGCCGTCGACTACTTCTCCGCCGCCCTCTACGCCTCGTCCGCCTGGCCCGAGGGTTTCCCGCGCGGTGTCCGCGCCGCCTACGACCCGGCGGCACGGCAGCTGGTCCTGGACTGGGAGCTGCCCCGGTACGACGTCGTCCCCGAGACGAAGACCGTCGTCTACATGCCGAGCGTCGACCAGGACAAGGAGCGCCCCCGCCCGGCCACCCAGCGGCGGGCCCTCTACCGCGACGTCCTCGCCCAGTGCACCCTGCTGGTGCTCCACGACCTGTTCACCGCCGACGAGTTCGGCGCGCTGGAGTCGGTCGTCCTGAACGGGTTCGTGGACGACCACGATCCCGCGACCGGCCGCCGCGCCGAGCTCTTCCTGGTGACCGTCACGGCGCCCCGGACGGTCTTCGCCGGGCTGCATCTGGAGCAGGTGAGCGCCGTCGACTGCCTGACGGACGGCCTCCGGGGCCAACTGTCCGCCCGACCGGACCAGCGCACCCCCGTCCGCCCCGGACGCAGGCCCGACGACGTCGGCGACGGTGTCGTCGTCCACGGCGGCGAGGACGAGCCCGACCTCCTGGCCATGGACCCCCTCGCCTTCGAGGCACTGGTCGCGGAGCTCTTCCGGGCCATGGGCATGCAGGCCGTCACCACCCAGCGCTCGGGCGACGGCGGGGTGGACGTCGACGCCCTGGACCCCACCCCGATCCGCGGCGGCAAGATCGTCGTCCAGGTCAAGCGCTACCGCAACACCGTCCCGCCGTCCGCCGTGCGCGATCTCTACGGCACGGTCCAGGACGCCGGGGCCAACAAGGGCGTCCTGGTGACGACGTCCAAGTTCGGGCCCGGCTCCCACACCTTCGCCAACGGCAAGCCACTGGAGCTGATCTCGGGCCGCGAACTCGTCGACCTGCTGCACGGGCACGGGCTGCGGGGCCGCCTGGGCACCGACGAGCGCCCCGCGCCGGTGTCGCCGACCGATCCCACGGTGGTGATGCCGATGGGCGATCCCACGGTGGTGGTGCCGATGGGCGATCCCACGGTGGTGGTGCCGATGGGCGATCCCACGGTGGTGATGCCCACGGCCGATCCCACGGTGACGTCCACGGCCGATCCCACCGTGGTGCTGCCCGCCCAGCGGACCAGCGCACCCCCGTCCGCCCCGGACCCGTCCCCCGAGGATCACAGCGTGCTCGGCATGTACTGGACGGGCGGCGTCGCCCTGGACGTCTGCGCGCTCGTCTGCCACGGCAACCGGGTCCTCAGCGACGACCACTTCGTGTTCTACAACAACCACCGCACCCCCGACGGCACGGTCCGCGCCGTCCCGCCGACCGCACCCGACAAGGCCGCGATCCAGGTTGCCTTCGACGCGCTGCCGGCGGAGGCCGACCGTCTCGTCCTGGTGGCCGCGATCGACCCGGCGGCCAACCCCGACGCCGACCTCTCCGGCTTCACGGACGCCGGCATCCGCCTCCTGGACCCGTCCCGCGCCGAACAGGGCCGCCTCGACGTCTCCGACGGCCGCGCCGACGAAACGGCCCTGACCCTCGGCTCGTTCCGCCGCCGCGCCAACGGCGACTGGGACTTCGTCGTCGGTGGGAAGGGGTACCGGGGCGGGTTGGAGGAACTGGTCCAGGACTACGGCATAGAGGTGGCGTAG
- a CDS encoding N-acetylmuramoyl-L-alanine amidase, which produces MSYVGPDFDPPQPRRSVLRRPLTVAVAAVVVGAVAGWGVWQVTGGSGGGDGGSDSARVPQTRSATTPPASGEPSASADARNGEGGDGGEGGDGKKADPSGSASAPAATGPLKGKVVVIDPGHNPGNFQHTTEINRKVNIGTHAKECDTTGTTTNDGYLEAEFTLDVSRRLRTLLQQEGATVKFTQDDDRAWGPCIDERARIGNEAEADAVVSIHADGSGSGNRGFHVILPGSVNEGAADTRPIVAPSRDLGERIAGYFVRATGSAPSNYVGDGTGLVTRTDLGGLNLSTVPKVFIECGNMRDSKDASLLTSGTWRQKAARGISDGITSFLKN; this is translated from the coding sequence GTGTCGTACGTAGGCCCGGACTTCGATCCGCCCCAGCCCCGCCGTTCCGTCCTTCGCCGTCCGCTGACCGTGGCGGTGGCCGCGGTCGTGGTGGGGGCGGTGGCCGGGTGGGGGGTCTGGCAGGTCACCGGGGGTTCCGGGGGCGGGGACGGCGGGTCGGACAGCGCGCGGGTGCCGCAGACGCGGTCGGCGACCACTCCCCCGGCGAGCGGGGAGCCCAGCGCGTCCGCGGACGCCCGGAACGGGGAAGGCGGCGACGGCGGCGAGGGCGGCGACGGCAAGAAGGCGGACCCCTCGGGTTCCGCCTCCGCGCCCGCCGCCACCGGGCCGCTGAAGGGCAAGGTCGTCGTCATCGACCCGGGGCACAACCCCGGCAACTTCCAGCACACCACCGAGATCAACCGCAAGGTGAACATCGGGACGCACGCCAAGGAGTGCGACACGACGGGGACGACCACCAACGACGGTTACCTGGAAGCTGAGTTCACGCTGGACGTCTCCCGCCGGCTGCGGACGCTCCTCCAACAGGAGGGCGCCACGGTGAAGTTCACCCAGGACGACGACCGCGCCTGGGGTCCGTGCATCGACGAGCGGGCGCGGATCGGCAACGAGGCGGAGGCGGACGCGGTGGTGTCGATCCACGCGGACGGTTCCGGGTCCGGCAACCGAGGCTTCCACGTCATCCTGCCGGGCTCGGTGAACGAGGGCGCCGCGGACACCCGGCCCATCGTCGCCCCCTCCCGCGATCTCGGCGAGCGCATCGCCGGCTACTTCGTCCGCGCCACCGGCAGCGCCCCCTCCAACTACGTCGGCGACGGCACCGGCCTCGTCACCCGCACCGACCTCGGCGGCCTCAACCTCTCCACCGTCCCGAAGGTGTTCATCGAGTGCGGCAACATGCGCGACAGCAAGGACGCGTCCCTGCTCACCAGCGGCACCTGGCGCCAGAAGGCGGCCCGCGGAATCTCGGACGGCATCACTAGCTTCCTGAAGAATTGA
- a CDS encoding LLM class F420-dependent oxidoreductase, with the protein MRLGLALGYWGRGPSADHVPLAQEAERLGYDSVWTAESWGSDAFTPLTWIAARTSRIKLGTAVAQMAARSPTTTAMHALTLDHLSGGRAMLGLGLSGPQVVEGWYGRPFPRSPLTATREYVDVVRQVLRRDGPVEIDGRYHPLPYDGPDGTGIGKALKPITHSLRADLPVLLGAEGPKNIAQTTRIADGWLPLYWSPSRTEVYESSLTDLPEGFLIAPMARARVCDDVAEGLLPVKAMLGFYIGGMGHARRNFHADLMARMGYEEEARRIQRLFLDGRREEAVLAVPDAFADEISLVGPRERIAERLEAWRKGPVTDLLVLAPDPHTLRVLAELNS; encoded by the coding sequence ATGCGGCTCGGTCTGGCACTCGGTTACTGGGGACGCGGCCCCTCGGCGGACCATGTCCCGCTCGCCCAGGAGGCGGAGCGGCTCGGGTACGACTCGGTGTGGACCGCCGAGTCCTGGGGCTCGGACGCCTTCACCCCGCTCACCTGGATCGCGGCGCGGACGTCGAGGATCAAGCTGGGCACGGCGGTCGCGCAGATGGCGGCCAGGTCGCCCACCACCACGGCGATGCACGCACTGACCCTGGACCACCTCTCCGGCGGTCGGGCCATGCTCGGGCTGGGGCTCTCCGGGCCGCAGGTCGTCGAGGGCTGGTACGGGCGGCCGTTCCCGAGATCGCCGCTGACCGCGACGAGGGAGTACGTCGACGTCGTACGCCAAGTCCTCAGGCGGGACGGCCCTGTTGAGATCGACGGGCGTTATCACCCCCTCCCCTACGACGGGCCGGACGGCACCGGCATCGGCAAGGCGCTCAAGCCCATCACCCACTCGCTGCGGGCCGATCTCCCCGTCCTGCTCGGCGCGGAGGGACCGAAGAACATCGCGCAGACGACCCGGATCGCGGACGGCTGGCTGCCGCTGTACTGGTCACCGTCGCGGACCGAGGTCTACGAGTCCTCGCTGACCGACCTGCCCGAGGGCTTCCTCATCGCGCCCATGGCACGGGCGAGGGTCTGTGACGACGTCGCCGAGGGGCTGTTGCCCGTGAAGGCGATGCTCGGCTTCTACATCGGCGGGATGGGGCACGCCCGGCGCAACTTCCACGCCGATCTCATGGCCCGCATGGGGTACGAGGAGGAGGCCCGCCGCATCCAGCGGCTCTTCCTCGACGGGCGGCGCGAGGAGGCCGTACTCGCCGTGCCGGACGCCTTCGCGGACGAGATCTCGCTGGTCGGACCGCGTGAACGGATCGCGGAGCGACTGGAGGCGTGGCGGAAGGGGCCGGTGACGGACCTGCTGGTGCTGGCCCCCGATCCGCATACTCTGCGGGTGCTGGCGGAGCTGAACTCCTAG
- a CDS encoding prenyltransferase/squalene oxidase repeat-containing protein: MTTPRTEHLVLPGVLTAEEAAATVRGILAVQRADGAIPWFRGHHLDPWDHTEAAMALDASGEHDAAERAYEWLRRHQNEDGSWYAAYADGDADNVTDRGRETNFVAYIAVGVWHHYLATGDDTFLDRMWPAVYAAIECVLRLQQPGGQIGWKREDDGTPVNDALLTGSSSIHHALRCALAIAEQREEPQPDWELAVGALRHAIRRHPERFLDKDRYSMDWYYPVLGGALTGAEAKSRVEEGWDRFVVPGFGVRCVVPNPWVTGGESAELALALWAMGESDRALEILQSIQHLRDPDSGLYWTGYVFEDRAVWPEELTSWTAGSLLLAVAALGGDEATCAVFGGERLPSGLDAECC, from the coding sequence GTGACGACCCCCCGGACAGAACACCTGGTCCTGCCCGGGGTCCTCACCGCCGAGGAGGCCGCAGCGACCGTGCGGGGCATCCTCGCGGTGCAGCGCGCCGACGGTGCCATCCCGTGGTTCCGCGGCCACCACCTCGACCCGTGGGACCACACCGAGGCGGCCATGGCCCTGGACGCGTCCGGTGAGCACGACGCCGCCGAGCGCGCCTACGAGTGGCTGCGCCGGCACCAGAACGAGGACGGCTCCTGGTACGCCGCGTACGCCGACGGGGACGCCGACAATGTCACCGACCGGGGCCGCGAGACCAACTTCGTCGCCTACATCGCCGTCGGCGTCTGGCACCACTACCTGGCCACCGGCGACGACACCTTCCTCGACCGCATGTGGCCCGCCGTCTACGCGGCCATCGAGTGCGTCCTGCGGCTCCAGCAGCCCGGCGGCCAGATCGGCTGGAAGCGCGAGGACGACGGCACCCCGGTGAACGACGCCCTGCTGACAGGTAGTTCGTCCATCCACCACGCGCTGCGCTGCGCCCTCGCCATCGCCGAGCAGCGCGAGGAGCCGCAGCCCGACTGGGAGTTGGCGGTGGGCGCGCTCCGGCACGCGATACGGCGGCACCCCGAGCGGTTCCTCGACAAGGACCGCTACTCGATGGACTGGTACTACCCGGTGCTCGGTGGCGCGCTCACCGGTGCCGAGGCCAAGTCCCGGGTGGAGGAGGGCTGGGACCGTTTCGTCGTCCCCGGCTTCGGTGTCCGCTGCGTCGTCCCCAACCCGTGGGTGACCGGCGGTGAATCGGCCGAACTCGCCCTGGCGCTCTGGGCGATGGGCGAGTCCGACCGGGCCCTGGAGATACTCCAGTCCATCCAGCACCTCCGTGACCCCGACTCCGGCCTGTACTGGACGGGGTACGTCTTCGAGGACCGGGCCGTCTGGCCCGAGGAACTCACCTCGTGGACGGCGGGTTCGCTCCTGCTGGCCGTGGCCGCGCTGGGCGGCGACGAGGCCACGTGCGCGGTGTTCGGCGGGGAGCGTCTGCCCTCCGGGCTGGACGCGGAGTGCTGCTGA
- a CDS encoding class I SAM-dependent methyltransferase, whose translation MLTVDFSRFPLAPGDRVLDLGCGAGRHAFECYRRGAQVVALDQNAEEIREVAKWFAAMKEAGEAPEGATATAMEGDALALPFPDESFDVVIISEVMEHIPDDKGVLAEMVRVLRPGGRIAVTVPRYGPEKVCWALSDAYHEVEGGHIRIYKADELLAKIREAGLEPYGTHHAHALHSPYWWLKCAFGVDNDKALPVRAYHKLLVWDIMKKPLLTRVAEEALNPVIGKSFVAYATKPHLPRIAGEAGTEAEAGTETGADAK comes from the coding sequence GTGCTGACCGTCGATTTCTCCAGGTTCCCGCTCGCCCCGGGGGACCGGGTCCTGGATCTCGGCTGTGGAGCGGGCCGGCACGCCTTCGAGTGCTACCGGCGCGGCGCCCAGGTCGTGGCCCTCGACCAGAACGCCGAGGAAATCCGCGAGGTCGCCAAGTGGTTCGCGGCGATGAAGGAGGCCGGCGAGGCCCCCGAGGGCGCCACCGCCACCGCGATGGAGGGCGACGCCCTCGCGCTGCCCTTCCCCGACGAGTCCTTCGACGTCGTCATCATCTCCGAGGTGATGGAGCACATCCCCGACGACAAGGGCGTCCTCGCCGAGATGGTCCGGGTGCTCAGGCCCGGCGGGCGGATAGCCGTCACCGTGCCGCGCTACGGCCCCGAGAAGGTCTGCTGGGCGCTCTCCGACGCGTACCACGAGGTCGAGGGCGGCCACATCCGCATCTACAAGGCGGACGAACTGCTGGCCAAGATCCGCGAGGCGGGCCTCGAGCCGTACGGCACCCACCACGCCCACGCCCTGCACTCGCCCTACTGGTGGCTGAAGTGCGCGTTCGGCGTCGACAACGACAAGGCGCTGCCCGTGCGGGCGTACCACAAGCTGCTGGTCTGGGACATCATGAAGAAGCCGCTGCTCACCCGGGTCGCCGAGGAGGCGCTGAACCCGGTGATCGGCAAGAGCTTCGTGGCGTACGCGACCAAGCCGCACCTCCCCCGGATCGCCGGGGAAGCCGGGACCGAGGCCGAGGCCGGCACCGAGACCGGGGCGGACGCCAAGTGA
- a CDS encoding glycosyltransferase family 4 protein, whose translation MTDEASRAGSRRDLAADGGRPLDIALLTYKGNPFCGGQGVYVRHLSRELARLGHRVEVIGSQPYPVLDEDAVPVDGPGGISLTELPSLDLYRQPDPFRTPKRDEYRDWIDALEVATMWTGGFPEPLTFSLRARRHLRARRGDFDVVHDNQTLGYGLLGDVGAPLVTTIHHPITVDRQLELDAAEGRQRRMSVRRWYAFTRMQKRVARRLPSVLTVSGTSRQEIVDHLGVRDDRMHVVHIGADTDLFSPNPAVPQVPGRIVTTSSADVPLKGLVFLVEALAKVRAEHTTAHLVVVGKRPTEGPVAQTIERYGLEGAVEFVKGISDAELVDLVRSAEVACVPSLYEGFSLPAAEAMATGTPLVATTGGAIPEVAGPDGETCLAVPPGDPGALAAALGRLLGDPGLRQRLGRAGRERVLRRFTWAKAAEGTVAHYREAIARAAAGAGSAAAADRAPEADRGVPSDQADRAVDEVVEVVEANRESADRESRATC comes from the coding sequence GTGACCGATGAGGCCAGTCGGGCGGGGTCCCGACGTGACCTTGCCGCCGACGGCGGGCGACCGCTCGACATCGCGCTCCTCACCTATAAAGGGAACCCGTTCTGCGGGGGCCAGGGCGTCTACGTACGGCACCTCTCACGCGAGCTGGCCCGTCTCGGCCACCGGGTCGAGGTGATCGGCTCCCAGCCCTATCCCGTGCTCGACGAGGACGCCGTCCCGGTTGACGGACCGGGCGGGATCTCCCTCACCGAGCTGCCGAGCCTCGACCTCTACCGCCAGCCCGACCCCTTCCGCACCCCGAAGCGGGACGAGTACCGTGACTGGATCGACGCCCTCGAAGTGGCGACGATGTGGACCGGCGGTTTCCCCGAGCCGCTGACGTTCTCGCTCCGCGCCCGCCGCCATCTGCGCGCCCGGCGCGGCGACTTCGACGTCGTCCACGACAACCAGACCCTCGGGTACGGGCTGCTGGGCGACGTGGGCGCCCCGCTCGTCACCACCATCCACCACCCCATCACCGTGGACCGGCAGTTGGAGCTGGACGCGGCCGAGGGCCGGCAGCGCCGGATGTCCGTACGCCGCTGGTACGCCTTCACCCGCATGCAGAAGCGGGTCGCGCGCCGGCTGCCGTCCGTGCTCACCGTCTCCGGCACCTCCCGTCAGGAGATCGTCGACCACCTCGGCGTGCGCGACGACCGCATGCACGTCGTGCACATCGGCGCCGACACCGACCTCTTCTCGCCGAATCCGGCGGTGCCGCAGGTGCCCGGCCGGATCGTCACCACCTCCAGCGCGGACGTGCCGCTCAAGGGACTCGTCTTCCTCGTGGAGGCGCTCGCCAAGGTGCGCGCCGAGCACACCACCGCCCATCTCGTCGTCGTGGGCAAGCGGCCCACCGAGGGCCCGGTCGCCCAGACGATCGAGCGGTACGGCCTCGAAGGCGCCGTCGAGTTCGTCAAGGGCATCTCCGACGCCGAACTCGTCGACCTGGTCCGCTCGGCCGAGGTCGCCTGCGTGCCCTCGCTGTACGAGGGGTTCTCGCTGCCCGCCGCCGAGGCCATGGCCACCGGCACGCCGCTGGTCGCCACCACCGGCGGAGCCATACCGGAGGTCGCCGGACCCGACGGCGAGACCTGCCTCGCGGTGCCCCCGGGCGACCCGGGCGCCCTGGCCGCCGCGCTCGGCCGGCTGCTCGGCGACCCCGGCCTCCGGCAGCGGCTCGGCCGTGCGGGGCGCGAGCGCGTCCTGCGCCGGTTCACGTGGGCCAAGGCGGCCGAGGGCACGGTCGCCCACTACCGCGAGGCGATCGCCCGCGCGGCCGCCGGGGCCGGCAGTGCCGCCGCAGCCGACCGAGCCCCCGAAGCCGACCGAGGCGTCCCATCCGACCAGGCCGACCGAGCCGTCGACGAAGTAGTCGAAGTAGTCGAAGCAAACCGCGAAAGCGCCGACCGCGAAAGCAGGGCCACGTGCTGA
- a CDS encoding TetR family transcriptional regulator: MPAEAKVETKLEAKVEVKVEAKQDGGTARTDSPPLTERQEARRRRILHASAQLASRGGFDAVQMREVAESSQVALGTLYRYFPSKIHLLVATMQDQLEHMHGTLRKKPPSGETAAERVAETLMRAFRALQREPHLADAMVRALTFADRSVSPEVDQVSHQTTAIILDAMGLDDPTAEQLSAVRVIEHTWHSALITWLSGRASIAQVKIDIETVCRLIDLTAPERRART; encoded by the coding sequence ATGCCTGCGGAAGCCAAGGTGGAGACCAAGCTGGAGGCCAAGGTGGAGGTCAAGGTGGAGGCCAAGCAGGACGGCGGCACCGCGCGCACCGACTCGCCGCCCCTCACGGAGCGCCAGGAGGCCCGCCGGCGCCGCATCCTGCACGCGAGCGCCCAGTTGGCCAGCCGGGGCGGTTTCGACGCCGTGCAGATGCGCGAGGTCGCGGAGTCCTCCCAGGTCGCCCTCGGGACCCTCTACCGCTACTTCCCCTCCAAGATCCATCTGCTCGTCGCCACCATGCAGGACCAGCTGGAGCACATGCACGGCACGCTCCGCAAGAAGCCCCCGAGCGGCGAGACGGCCGCCGAGCGGGTCGCCGAGACCCTGATGCGCGCGTTCCGGGCCCTGCAGCGCGAGCCCCACCTCGCGGACGCCATGGTGCGCGCGCTCACCTTCGCCGACCGCAGCGTCAGCCCGGAGGTCGACCAGGTCTCCCACCAGACGACCGCGATCATCCTCGACGCGATGGGGCTGGACGACCCGACCGCCGAGCAGCTCTCCGCCGTCCGCGTCATCGAGCACACCTGGCACTCGGCCCTCATCACCTGGCTCTCCGGCCGCGCCTCCATCGCCCAGGTGAAGATCGACATCGAGACGGTGTGCCGCCTGATCGACCTGACGGCCCCGGAACGGCGGGCGCGGACGTAG